From Demequina capsici, one genomic window encodes:
- a CDS encoding GTPase — protein MSPTFHDVPARGQTTALQERVDRLRASMEWAADAIPRDVRDEVRETIGRCDERLALGVDWTIVALAGGTGSGKSTLFNALTGSDFAVPGVTRPTTAHASAAVYSEGAHPLLDWLGVREEHRFHVPQAPPELHGLVLLDLPDHDSINGANRDVVDRVVPLADLIIWVVDPQKYADHAIHSAYIQVASVHGQPSLMVLNQTDRLGDGDDWAIIEDLQRLLGEEGLLDVPVMPLSARTGRGVDGLKAELAGAVESGSIAAEAVRADLVAAGKALARALAQDADPKLPDKTEIIASLARLAGVDARAEAAGAVASGRGHQVPDLAPIGLASVERERLDWIDAATDGLPLTWRHVLADTVASGEELTDALNRELGEAEWPEVERPSGWRGRMAKVVRASAASKSVTAVGHDAVARVVREALVEPTIRIHQAYRNLDELTRLEQ, from the coding sequence GTGAGCCCCACCTTCCACGACGTTCCCGCGCGCGGCCAGACGACCGCGTTGCAGGAGCGCGTGGACCGGCTGCGCGCCTCCATGGAATGGGCCGCCGACGCGATCCCACGCGATGTGCGCGACGAGGTCCGGGAGACCATCGGCCGATGCGACGAGCGGCTCGCGCTCGGCGTCGACTGGACCATCGTCGCCCTGGCGGGCGGTACCGGCTCCGGCAAGTCGACCCTGTTCAATGCGTTGACCGGATCCGACTTCGCCGTGCCGGGCGTGACGCGTCCGACCACGGCGCACGCGTCCGCCGCCGTCTACTCCGAGGGCGCGCACCCGCTGCTCGACTGGCTGGGCGTGCGTGAGGAGCACCGGTTCCACGTGCCCCAGGCGCCGCCGGAGCTGCATGGTCTCGTGCTGCTCGACCTGCCCGACCACGACTCGATCAACGGCGCCAACCGCGACGTCGTGGACCGCGTGGTCCCGCTCGCGGACCTCATCATCTGGGTGGTCGACCCTCAGAAGTATGCGGACCATGCCATCCATTCGGCGTACATCCAGGTCGCGTCCGTGCACGGCCAGCCGTCGCTCATGGTGCTCAACCAGACCGACCGGCTCGGCGACGGCGATGACTGGGCGATCATCGAGGACCTGCAGAGGCTCCTCGGTGAGGAGGGGCTGCTCGACGTGCCTGTGATGCCGCTGAGCGCACGCACCGGACGAGGAGTCGACGGGCTCAAGGCCGAGCTGGCGGGCGCGGTCGAGTCCGGCTCCATCGCGGCGGAGGCCGTGCGGGCGGACCTTGTCGCGGCGGGCAAGGCGCTCGCACGCGCGCTTGCCCAGGACGCCGACCCCAAGCTCCCCGACAAGACGGAGATCATCGCGTCGCTCGCCCGGCTCGCAGGCGTCGACGCGCGTGCCGAGGCCGCGGGCGCCGTCGCCTCTGGGCGTGGGCATCAGGTGCCGGACCTCGCCCCGATCGGCCTCGCGTCCGTGGAACGGGAACGGCTCGACTGGATCGACGCCGCGACCGATGGGCTGCCCCTCACGTGGCGGCACGTGCTCGCGGACACGGTCGCCAGCGGCGAGGAGCTCACCGACGCTCTCAACCGTGAGCTGGGCGAAGCGGAATGGCCGGAGGTGGAGCGCCCCTCCGGGTGGCGCGGCCGGATGGCCAAGGTGGTGCGCGCGTCGGCCGCCTCAAAGTCCGTCACCGCCGTGGGCCACGACGCCGTGGCCAGGGTGGTGCGCGAGGCGCTCGTCGAGCCGACCATCCGCATCCACCAGGCGTATCGCAACCTCGACGAGCTGACGCGGCTGGAGCAGTAG
- a CDS encoding single-stranded DNA-binding protein, with product MNDLTLTVGGWAATDPKLHVGAGGAAMCTFRLASTPRRFDRGAGEWVDGSTEWFTVRVFRAGAVTVHESVRKGQPLMVTGRLRTNVWEAADGPRTDLQVDATAVGHDLTRGIATFTRAVGDAALGGEATLGTTASAGQADDTERETDALAPSGAELDADAPDADGASDPWETETMDDSSEAVDEPATSAV from the coding sequence ATGAACGACCTGACCCTGACGGTCGGCGGCTGGGCCGCGACAGACCCCAAGCTGCACGTGGGCGCCGGCGGTGCCGCCATGTGCACGTTCCGGCTCGCCTCCACTCCGCGGCGGTTCGACCGCGGCGCGGGGGAGTGGGTGGACGGCAGCACCGAGTGGTTCACCGTGAGGGTGTTCCGCGCGGGAGCCGTGACCGTCCACGAGTCGGTGCGCAAGGGCCAACCGCTGATGGTCACCGGCAGGCTCCGCACGAACGTGTGGGAGGCCGCCGACGGTCCGCGTACGGACCTGCAGGTCGACGCGACCGCGGTGGGCCACGATCTCACGAGAGGGATCGCGACGTTCACCCGGGCGGTCGGGGACGCCGCCCTGGGTGGTGAGGCGACGCTGGGCACGACGGCGTCGGCTGGGCAGGCGGACGACACCGAGCGAGAGACGGACGCCCTCGCACCCTCCGGCGCCGAGCTCGACGCCGACGCACCGGACGCCGACGGCGCGTCCGACCCCTGGGAGACGGAGACGATGGACGACTCCTCCGAGGCGGTCGACGAGCCCGCCACAAGCGCCGTGTGA
- the ettA gene encoding energy-dependent translational throttle protein EttA — MAEFIYTMQKARKAHGDKVILDDVTMAFYPGAKIGVVGPNGAGKSTILKIMAGIEQPSNGEARLSPGYSVGILLQEPPLNEDKDVLGNVREGMGELYTKLERFNAISEEMANPDADYDTLLAEMGSLQEDLDNADAWDLDSQIEQAMDALQCPPGDADVKVLSGGERRRVALCRLLLEKPDLLLLDEPTNHLDAESVQWLEQHLAKYPGAVLAVTHDRYFLDHVAQWICEVDRGRLYPYEGNYSTYLEKKQERLQVQGKKDAKLAKRLKEELEWVRQNAKGRQTKSKARLNRYEEMAAEAERTRKLDFEEIQIPPGPRLGSIVLEAKNLQKGFGDRTLIDGLSFTLPRNGIVGVIGPNGVGKTTLFKTIVGLEPLDGGDLKVGETVKISYVDQSRGGIDPDKSLWEVVSDGLDYIQVGKVEMPSRAYVSAFGFKGPDQQKPAGVLSGGERNRLNLALTLKEGGNVLLLDEPTNDLDVETLGSLENALLDFPGCAVVVSHDRWFLDRVATHILAYEGTEENPSNWFWFEGNFESYEKNKVERLGADAARPHRVTYRKLTRD; from the coding sequence GTGGCTGAGTTCATCTACACCATGCAGAAGGCGCGCAAGGCGCACGGCGACAAGGTCATCCTCGATGACGTCACCATGGCCTTCTACCCGGGCGCCAAGATCGGCGTCGTCGGCCCCAACGGCGCTGGTAAGTCCACCATCCTGAAGATCATGGCCGGCATCGAGCAGCCCTCGAACGGCGAGGCGCGGCTCAGCCCCGGCTACAGCGTGGGCATCCTCCTGCAGGAGCCGCCGCTCAACGAGGACAAGGATGTGCTCGGCAACGTGCGCGAGGGCATGGGTGAGCTCTACACGAAGCTCGAGCGCTTCAACGCCATCTCCGAGGAGATGGCGAACCCCGACGCCGATTACGACACGCTGCTGGCCGAGATGGGCTCGCTCCAGGAGGACCTGGACAACGCGGACGCGTGGGACCTCGACTCCCAGATCGAGCAGGCCATGGACGCGCTGCAGTGCCCGCCGGGGGACGCCGACGTGAAGGTGCTGTCCGGCGGTGAGCGCCGCCGCGTGGCGCTGTGCAGGCTGCTGCTCGAGAAGCCCGACCTGCTGCTGCTGGACGAGCCGACCAACCACCTTGACGCCGAGTCCGTCCAATGGCTCGAGCAGCACCTCGCCAAGTACCCCGGCGCAGTGCTCGCCGTCACCCACGACCGGTACTTCCTCGACCACGTCGCACAGTGGATCTGCGAGGTGGATCGGGGCCGCCTGTACCCGTACGAGGGCAACTACTCGACGTACCTCGAGAAGAAGCAGGAGCGCCTGCAGGTCCAGGGCAAGAAGGACGCCAAGCTCGCCAAGCGCCTCAAGGAGGAGCTGGAGTGGGTGCGTCAGAACGCCAAGGGGCGCCAGACCAAGTCCAAGGCGCGCCTGAACCGCTATGAGGAGATGGCTGCCGAGGCGGAGCGCACCAGGAAGCTCGACTTCGAGGAGATCCAGATCCCGCCGGGCCCCCGCCTGGGCAGCATCGTCCTCGAGGCCAAGAACCTGCAGAAGGGCTTCGGGGACCGCACCCTCATCGACGGTCTGTCGTTCACGCTGCCGCGTAACGGCATCGTCGGCGTCATCGGCCCCAACGGCGTCGGCAAGACCACGCTGTTCAAGACGATCGTCGGCCTCGAGCCGCTTGACGGCGGCGACCTGAAGGTCGGCGAGACCGTCAAGATCTCCTACGTCGACCAGTCGCGCGGCGGCATCGACCCCGACAAGTCGCTCTGGGAGGTCGTGTCCGACGGGCTCGACTACATCCAGGTGGGCAAGGTCGAGATGCCCTCGCGCGCCTACGTGAGCGCCTTCGGATTCAAGGGCCCTGACCAGCAGAAGCCCGCCGGCGTGCTTTCCGGTGGTGAGCGCAACCGCCTCAACCTGGCGCTCACGCTCAAGGAGGGCGGCAACGTCCTGCTTCTGGACGAGCCGACCAACGACCTGGACGTCGAGACGCTCGGTTCGCTCGAGAACGCGCTGCTCGACTTCCCCGGGTGCGCAGTCGTGGTCAGTCACGACCGGTGGTTCCTGGACCGCGTGGCGACTCACATCCTCGCCTACGAGGGCACCGAGGAGAACCCGTCGAACTGGTTCTGGTTCGAGGGCAACTTCGAGTCCTACGAGAAGAACAAGGTGGAACGCCTCGGCGCCGATGCTGCGCGTCCGCACCGCGTGACGTACCGCAAGCTCACGCGCGACTAG
- a CDS encoding glycine betaine ABC transporter substrate-binding protein has protein sequence MKMRMLAPLAVTAAAGLVLAGCSSSGDSGSTTSADTSGSATAGGDITFGVFNGWDEANASSLLWENILDAKGYNVSLEYADPAPVFQALADGDYDLTTDVWLPKTHASYLDQYGDSIVELGAWFDSAKLTVAVNADAPIDSLADLAANADQFGNTIVGIEPGAGLTAAMEDDVIPTYGLDGMDFITSSTPAMLAELDTAMANGENIVVTLWEPHWAYGAYDLKNLEDPEGALGDAESIYTYSRTGFSDDFPQVAEWMSAFTMDSDHLYDLENALQAAGTDADQQQVVADWVAANQEWVDSLTA, from the coding sequence ATGAAGATGCGCATGCTCGCACCTCTCGCCGTCACCGCCGCCGCCGGCCTCGTGCTCGCGGGCTGCTCGTCGTCCGGCGACTCCGGCAGCACCACCTCCGCCGACACCTCGGGCTCCGCCACCGCAGGCGGCGACATCACGTTCGGCGTGTTCAACGGCTGGGACGAGGCCAACGCCTCGTCGCTGCTGTGGGAGAACATCCTGGACGCGAAGGGCTACAACGTGAGCCTCGAGTACGCCGACCCGGCGCCTGTCTTCCAGGCGCTCGCCGACGGCGACTACGACCTCACCACCGACGTCTGGCTTCCCAAGACCCATGCGTCGTACCTGGACCAGTACGGCGACAGCATCGTCGAGCTCGGCGCCTGGTTCGACAGCGCCAAGCTGACCGTCGCGGTCAACGCCGACGCGCCGATCGACTCGCTCGCGGATCTCGCCGCGAACGCCGACCAGTTCGGCAACACCATCGTGGGCATCGAGCCCGGGGCCGGCCTCACCGCGGCGATGGAGGATGACGTCATCCCCACCTATGGCCTGGACGGGATGGACTTCATCACGTCGTCCACGCCTGCGATGCTCGCAGAGCTGGACACCGCGATGGCCAACGGCGAGAACATCGTCGTGACCCTCTGGGAGCCTCACTGGGCCTACGGGGCGTACGACCTGAAGAACCTCGAGGACCCGGAGGGTGCCCTGGGCGACGCCGAGTCGATCTACACGTACTCGCGCACCGGCTTCTCGGACGACTTCCCGCAGGTCGCCGAGTGGATGTCCGCCTTCACGATGGACTCCGACCACCTGTACGACCTTGAGAACGCGCTGCAGGCCGCTGGCACGGATGCCGACCAGCAGCAGGTCGTGGCCGACTGGGTCGCCGCGAATCAGGAGTGGGTCGACTCGCTCACCGCGTAG
- a CDS encoding ABC transporter permease yields MMDFRIPFGDWITSGLDWVQQNLGWLFDFLRALFEGMYDGVYWIFSTPPEWAVILVVAALALLARGWRFAVGTLVGLLFIVGVNQWDNAMSSLALVIVAACLAIVISVPLGIWAARSPVVSAVVKPVMDFLQTMPALVYLIPAIALFRIGVPPGIFATILFALAPGVRLTELGIRGVDKEVVEAGQAFGASPGRILRQIQLPLAMPSIMAGINQIIMLSLSMVVIAGFVGAGGLGGQVTKALSSLDKPLGFEAGMAVVVLAIILDRFTGAFGQGRGAHLIKRIRGTVRQDPSTAPTPGKDTDQLVAADSGNGRSPGR; encoded by the coding sequence GTGATGGACTTCCGCATCCCCTTCGGCGACTGGATCACCTCCGGGCTGGACTGGGTCCAGCAGAATCTCGGTTGGCTCTTCGACTTCCTGCGCGCCCTTTTCGAGGGCATGTACGACGGCGTCTACTGGATCTTCTCCACGCCCCCCGAATGGGCCGTGATCCTCGTCGTCGCCGCGCTCGCGCTGCTCGCCCGCGGCTGGCGCTTCGCCGTCGGCACCCTCGTCGGCCTGCTCTTCATCGTCGGCGTGAACCAATGGGACAACGCGATGAGCTCGCTGGCGCTCGTGATCGTCGCCGCGTGCCTCGCGATCGTGATCTCGGTGCCGCTCGGCATCTGGGCCGCACGGTCGCCTGTCGTGTCGGCGGTCGTGAAGCCGGTCATGGACTTCCTGCAGACCATGCCCGCGCTGGTGTACCTGATCCCTGCGATCGCACTGTTCCGCATCGGCGTCCCGCCGGGCATCTTCGCCACCATCCTCTTCGCGCTCGCACCCGGGGTCAGGCTCACCGAGCTCGGCATCCGCGGCGTGGACAAGGAGGTCGTCGAGGCCGGCCAGGCCTTCGGCGCCTCCCCCGGTCGCATCCTGCGCCAGATCCAGCTGCCGCTTGCGATGCCGTCGATCATGGCCGGCATCAACCAGATCATCATGCTGTCGCTCTCCATGGTCGTCATCGCCGGCTTCGTCGGCGCGGGCGGTCTCGGAGGCCAGGTGACCAAGGCGCTGTCCTCGCTCGACAAGCCGCTCGGCTTCGAGGCGGGCATGGCCGTGGTGGTGCTCGCGATCATCCTCGACCGGTTCACCGGGGCATTCGGCCAGGGGCGCGGCGCGCACCTGATCAAGCGGATCCGCGGCACGGTCCGCCAGGACCCTTCCACCGCGCCGACCCCAGGCAAGGACACCGATCAGCTCGTCGCGGCGGACTCGGGCAACGGCCGCAGCCCCGGGCGCTGA
- a CDS encoding quaternary amine ABC transporter ATP-binding protein, producing MSNSIALRADGLYKVFGRHADQAVTRLRAGTDRNELGPGITAAVIDASFEVQRGEIFVVMGLSGSGKSTLIRMLNGLHDVSAGTVEIGGDTLTDIPAKKLREIRRKRVSMVFQHFALLPHRTVLDNVAYGLEIQGLPLAEREAKAREVTQIVGLAGWEEKLPSELSGGMQQRVGLARALAADTDVLLMDEAFSALDPLIRREMQEQLLELQATLGKTIVFITHDLNEAMFLGDRIAVMRDGRIVQIGTPEDILTDPANDYVEQFVADVDRTRVLTAESVMRKPRVVVHPSAGPHGALKIMRDEQLSAVYITKRDRSLVGWVTDRDALDLVRKGQTDLTEIIRKDHGAVASDTSLSDLFIPSLEAALPLGVTDAKGRLVGVIPRVTLLATLGGEPEAAKQASPRPDPLPTEVVDQALEAAVDSGSIDAREVQ from the coding sequence GTGAGCAACAGCATCGCCCTGCGTGCCGACGGCCTCTACAAGGTGTTCGGCCGGCACGCAGACCAGGCCGTGACGCGACTTCGCGCCGGCACCGACCGCAACGAGCTCGGACCAGGCATCACCGCCGCCGTCATCGACGCCTCCTTCGAGGTGCAGCGAGGCGAGATCTTCGTGGTGATGGGACTGTCGGGCTCCGGCAAGTCCACCCTGATCCGCATGCTCAACGGGCTGCACGACGTGTCCGCGGGAACCGTCGAGATCGGTGGGGACACGCTCACCGACATCCCCGCGAAGAAGCTCCGTGAGATCCGTCGCAAGCGCGTCTCCATGGTCTTCCAGCACTTCGCGCTGCTGCCCCACCGCACCGTCCTCGACAACGTCGCCTACGGCCTCGAGATCCAAGGGCTGCCCCTGGCGGAACGAGAGGCGAAGGCCCGCGAGGTCACCCAGATCGTCGGCCTGGCAGGCTGGGAGGAGAAGCTCCCCAGCGAGCTGTCCGGCGGCATGCAGCAGCGGGTCGGATTGGCCCGCGCACTCGCCGCCGACACCGACGTGCTGCTCATGGACGAGGCGTTCTCCGCGCTCGACCCCTTGATCCGTCGCGAGATGCAGGAGCAGCTGCTCGAGCTCCAGGCGACGCTCGGCAAGACCATCGTCTTCATCACCCATGACCTCAACGAGGCCATGTTCCTTGGCGACCGGATCGCGGTCATGCGCGACGGTCGCATCGTGCAGATCGGCACCCCTGAGGACATCCTCACGGACCCTGCCAACGACTATGTCGAGCAGTTCGTGGCCGACGTGGACCGCACCCGCGTCCTCACCGCGGAGTCCGTCATGCGCAAGCCCCGCGTGGTCGTGCACCCTTCCGCCGGACCGCACGGAGCGTTGAAGATCATGCGCGACGAGCAGCTGTCCGCCGTGTACATCACCAAGCGCGACCGGAGCCTCGTCGGCTGGGTCACCGACCGTGACGCCCTCGACCTGGTGCGCAAGGGTCAGACCGACCTCACGGAGATCATCCGCAAGGACCACGGCGCTGTCGCATCCGACACCTCGCTGTCGGACCTCTTCATCCCCTCGCTCGAGGCGGCGCTCCCGCTCGGCGTGACCGACGCGAAGGGTCGGCTCGTCGGGGTGATCCCGCGCGTCACGCTGCTCGCCACGCTCGGCGGGGAACCGGAGGCCGCCAAGCAGGCCTCTCCGCGGCCCGACCCGCTTCCCACCGAGGTCGTCGACCAGGCCCTGGAGGCCGCCGTCGACTCCGGATCCATCGACGCGAGGGAGGTGCAGTGA
- a CDS encoding BMP family ABC transporter substrate-binding protein, whose protein sequence is MTSKNRRLALGSAAIAAASALALTACSADTEASADATGSSSASAGAHVLKVAALTPGTTTDGGFNQSVLDALTTLQDEGLIEFEIRDEIADSATAEPIMTDYASQGYDLIIAHGIELGDAAFAVAQEFPDVMFTASGGADILDQYTDNVETWTYSTSDAGYLSGYIAGATGLSPVARVESMELDFVTATDTAFLKGLADANPAAQALDVIYTGSFDDAEAAASATSGLITQGAKLVYTTGDGIATGVGSAAAEAGVATVGVSEAAGDAAASVNVSTVNLDMTPIFRTWVDEVAAGDFGGRGVTSTIANGGLVPTDINAVDGADSDTATKVDTLIAGLKDGSITLDD, encoded by the coding sequence ATGACAAGCAAGAACCGGCGCCTCGCGCTCGGATCCGCAGCGATCGCCGCAGCATCCGCGCTCGCCCTCACCGCATGCAGCGCCGACACGGAGGCCTCCGCGGACGCCACCGGCTCCAGCTCGGCGTCGGCAGGCGCCCACGTGCTCAAGGTCGCCGCGCTCACGCCCGGCACCACCACCGACGGCGGGTTCAACCAGTCGGTGCTCGACGCGCTCACGACCCTGCAGGACGAGGGTCTGATCGAGTTCGAGATCCGCGACGAGATCGCCGATTCCGCCACCGCGGAGCCGATCATGACCGACTACGCGAGCCAAGGTTACGACCTGATCATCGCGCACGGCATCGAGCTCGGCGACGCCGCTTTCGCCGTGGCGCAGGAGTTCCCCGACGTCATGTTCACGGCGTCCGGCGGGGCCGACATCCTGGACCAGTACACCGACAACGTCGAGACCTGGACCTACTCGACCAGCGACGCCGGATACCTGTCCGGCTACATCGCCGGAGCCACGGGCCTCAGCCCCGTCGCACGCGTCGAGAGCATGGAGCTCGACTTCGTCACCGCCACCGATACCGCCTTCCTCAAGGGCCTGGCCGACGCCAACCCCGCCGCGCAGGCGCTCGACGTCATCTACACCGGCAGCTTCGACGACGCCGAGGCTGCGGCCTCCGCCACCAGCGGCCTCATCACCCAGGGCGCGAAGCTCGTCTACACCACCGGTGACGGCATCGCCACGGGCGTGGGCTCCGCGGCGGCCGAGGCGGGCGTGGCCACCGTCGGAGTCTCGGAGGCCGCGGGCGATGCGGCCGCCTCCGTCAACGTCTCGACCGTCAACCTGGACATGACCCCGATCTTCCGCACCTGGGTCGACGAGGTCGCCGCCGGCGACTTCGGCGGACGCGGCGTCACCTCGACCATCGCGAACGGCGGGCTCGTGCCCACCGACATCAACGCGGTGGACGGCGCGGACAGCGACACCGCCACGAAGGTCGACACCCTGATCGCGGGCCTCAAGGACGGCTCGATCACCCTCGACGACTGA
- a CDS encoding ABC transporter ATP-binding protein, whose amino-acid sequence MIRPSQEMDRVALAAWSISKSFGDVQALSGVSIDIQPGRIHALIGENGAGKSTLAKILAGIQPADRGQLLLNDREVEVRDRAHAKSMGINMVPQQLSLVHDLSLVDNLLLSSHGLPARRGQARDLLRATLDSAGVHVDVDIPTGRLGLAHRQLGEIVVALAEGARVLILDEPTASLGPHEVGGLFAHLRALCELGAAILLITHRIDEVGSVADDVTVLSHGLQVFSGPTEGLDSARIAQLMVGDLPPARERAPRAPGAEVLALDAVSAASRSDSDLDDVSLTVHAGEVVGVAGVAGSGQHLLAEVAVGLEAPLAGSVRIAGREGLDAVTALAAGVAWIPESRADAVVPGMSVGANLTVYGAAVARDASARVAARFGGARGAAATVQEQVLRAFDVRPPRPALAAGMLSGGNQQKLLVARELDAAWEGGEGPTLVVANGPTQGMDLRASQAIRDRLVAAAERGAGVLVASHDLDELVEISDRIVVLVGGRLVDDMPAASATSDRIGRAMAGLSTADVQDGDDA is encoded by the coding sequence ATGATCCGACCCTCGCAGGAGATGGACCGCGTCGCGCTCGCGGCGTGGTCCATCTCCAAGTCGTTCGGCGACGTGCAGGCGCTCTCGGGCGTCTCCATCGACATCCAGCCGGGCCGCATCCATGCGCTGATCGGTGAGAACGGCGCAGGCAAGTCGACGCTCGCCAAGATCCTTGCCGGCATCCAGCCCGCCGACCGGGGCCAGCTGCTGCTCAACGACCGGGAGGTCGAGGTGCGTGACCGCGCGCACGCGAAGAGCATGGGGATCAACATGGTGCCCCAGCAGCTGAGCCTGGTGCACGACCTGTCCCTCGTGGACAACCTCCTGCTGTCGTCGCATGGCCTGCCCGCACGGCGTGGTCAGGCGCGGGACCTGCTCCGCGCGACTCTCGACAGCGCCGGCGTGCACGTGGACGTGGACATCCCGACGGGTCGGCTCGGCCTCGCGCACCGTCAGCTCGGCGAGATCGTCGTCGCGCTGGCGGAGGGTGCTCGCGTGCTCATCCTCGATGAACCCACGGCGAGCCTCGGCCCGCACGAGGTGGGCGGCCTCTTCGCGCACCTGCGCGCCCTGTGCGAGCTCGGCGCCGCGATCCTGCTCATCACGCACCGGATCGACGAGGTGGGGTCGGTGGCGGACGACGTCACCGTCCTGTCCCATGGCCTCCAGGTGTTCAGCGGCCCGACGGAGGGCCTCGACTCCGCGAGGATCGCGCAGCTGATGGTCGGAGACCTGCCGCCGGCGCGCGAGCGTGCGCCGCGTGCCCCGGGCGCCGAGGTGCTCGCGCTCGACGCGGTGAGCGCCGCCTCGCGGTCCGACTCCGATCTCGATGACGTCTCGCTCACCGTGCACGCTGGCGAGGTCGTCGGCGTCGCCGGCGTGGCCGGATCGGGCCAGCACCTGCTCGCGGAGGTGGCCGTCGGTCTCGAGGCGCCCCTGGCAGGTTCGGTCCGGATCGCCGGACGCGAAGGGCTCGATGCCGTCACCGCGCTCGCGGCGGGCGTGGCATGGATCCCTGAGAGCCGGGCGGACGCGGTCGTGCCCGGCATGTCCGTCGGAGCGAACCTGACCGTCTACGGTGCCGCGGTCGCGCGCGACGCCTCCGCGCGGGTGGCGGCGCGCTTCGGCGGAGCTCGCGGAGCGGCGGCGACGGTGCAGGAGCAGGTGCTTCGCGCGTTCGATGTGCGCCCGCCCCGGCCTGCGCTCGCCGCAGGGATGCTGTCGGGGGGCAACCAGCAGAAGCTCCTGGTCGCTCGCGAGCTGGACGCGGCATGGGAGGGCGGCGAGGGCCCGACGCTCGTGGTCGCCAACGGACCCACCCAGGGCATGGACCTGCGCGCGTCGCAGGCGATCCGCGACCGCCTGGTCGCTGCGGCCGAACGAGGCGCGGGAGTCCTCGTCGCGTCGCACGACCTCGACGAGCTGGTGGAGATCAGCGACAGGATCGTCGTCCTGGTGGGCGGCCGACTGGTCGACGACATGCCGGCCGCATCGGCCACCTCGGACCGGATCGGCCGGGCGATGGCAGGGCTCTCCACTGCGGACGTTCAGGACGGAGACGACGCATGA
- a CDS encoding ABC transporter permease: MRLQALRSAAITAAVVLASFVAAGLLIMVSGANPLVGLQGFVSGLFGSPYRIGELLVGAVPIGIVALTLIPALRAGVFSVGAEGQVAIGALTSGAVMLAIGDGAPAPVYWLGGAVAGALGGAVVSLLPAFLLVRWGVNEILSTLLLNYIAAGFLAFSLRTWLGTDEAVATPQSDPLPDAAKLPSLIPHTRAHLGILAMIVIAAAFVWWRRTAAATRIAVFAERPRFAERLGVSRAGTIYRTMLVSGLGAGLVGYLQLAGLNSRIYTSVTGGVGFSGIAVALLGQLVPAGIVLSAVLFSALTVGAAGIQSATGSIPSSIADVIKAVILLGIAGAMGAAARRQTIAPRTPAPDAPDPAGDERATGDSAVDPAHVPEGRSTRTVDDQGAAR, from the coding sequence ATGAGACTCCAAGCGCTGAGGAGCGCCGCCATCACCGCAGCCGTGGTGCTCGCCTCGTTCGTCGCTGCAGGGCTGCTCATCATGGTCAGCGGCGCGAACCCGCTCGTCGGCCTCCAAGGCTTCGTGTCGGGCCTGTTCGGCTCCCCGTACCGGATCGGCGAGCTGCTCGTGGGCGCCGTGCCGATCGGGATCGTGGCGCTGACGCTCATCCCCGCCTTGCGTGCAGGTGTCTTCTCGGTGGGCGCGGAGGGTCAGGTGGCCATCGGAGCCCTCACGTCGGGCGCCGTGATGCTCGCCATCGGCGACGGCGCTCCGGCCCCGGTGTACTGGCTCGGCGGTGCCGTCGCGGGGGCCCTCGGCGGTGCCGTCGTCAGCCTCCTGCCCGCATTCCTCCTGGTGCGCTGGGGAGTGAACGAGATCCTGTCCACGCTGCTGCTCAACTACATCGCCGCAGGGTTCCTCGCGTTCTCCCTGCGCACATGGCTGGGCACCGATGAGGCGGTGGCGACCCCGCAGAGCGACCCGCTCCCGGACGCGGCCAAGCTGCCGTCCCTCATTCCGCACACCCGTGCGCATCTGGGCATCCTCGCGATGATCGTCATCGCCGCGGCGTTCGTCTGGTGGCGCCGTACCGCTGCGGCGACCCGCATCGCCGTGTTCGCGGAGCGTCCCCGGTTCGCCGAGCGGCTCGGCGTGAGCCGCGCGGGCACCATCTACCGGACGATGCTCGTCTCAGGGCTCGGCGCCGGTCTTGTCGGCTACCTTCAGCTCGCGGGCCTGAACTCACGGATCTACACCTCGGTGACCGGGGGCGTCGGCTTCAGCGGCATCGCTGTCGCGCTGCTGGGCCAGCTCGTGCCTGCCGGCATCGTGCTGTCCGCGGTGCTGTTCTCCGCGCTCACGGTCGGCGCCGCGGGCATCCAGTCCGCGACGGGCTCCATCCCCTCGTCGATCGCCGACGTGATCAAGGCTGTGATCCTGCTCGGCATCGCTGGGGCGATGGGAGCGGCCGCGCGTCGCCAGACCATCGCGCCGCGGACCCCTGCGCCGGACGCTCCCGACCCGGCGGGCGACGAGCGGGCGACCGGCGACAGTGCCGTCGATCCTGCTCACGTCCCCGAGGGCCGATCCACGCGGACGGTCGACGACCAAGGAGCGGCACGATGA